Proteins from one Catenulispora sp. GP43 genomic window:
- a CDS encoding ABC transporter ATP-binding protein → MMEGTVAAVEAEDSPPVLDLRGVARTYPGPPPVVALRPTTLQVVGGEHVAIIGPSGSGKSTLMNVLGLLDRPTSGEYLLNGIDVARLPERDRTAIRGRRIGFVFQAFHLMPHRTAVENVMLAQLYTDRRSKAERRADAVSALRKVGLGHRLAALPSTLSGGERQRVAIARALVKQPTLLLADEPTGNLDSATAEAVLNLLDELVTGGLTLLVITHDPLVAARACRVLAIHDGLVSEQIPVATVADVL, encoded by the coding sequence ATGATGGAAGGGACCGTTGCGGCCGTCGAGGCCGAGGACTCCCCGCCAGTTCTGGATCTCCGGGGCGTCGCCCGGACGTATCCGGGTCCTCCGCCGGTGGTCGCTCTCCGTCCTACCACTCTCCAGGTAGTCGGCGGGGAGCACGTGGCCATCATCGGCCCATCAGGTTCGGGCAAGTCGACGCTGATGAACGTGCTGGGGCTTCTGGACCGCCCTACCTCCGGTGAGTACCTGCTGAACGGAATCGACGTTGCGCGCCTGCCGGAGCGGGATCGCACCGCTATACGTGGCCGCCGGATCGGCTTCGTCTTCCAGGCGTTTCACCTGATGCCGCACCGTACTGCCGTGGAGAACGTCATGCTGGCGCAGCTCTATACCGATCGCCGCAGCAAAGCCGAACGCCGCGCCGATGCGGTCAGCGCCCTGCGGAAAGTGGGGCTCGGGCACCGGTTGGCCGCGCTGCCGTCCACCTTGTCCGGCGGTGAGCGGCAGCGCGTCGCGATTGCTCGCGCGTTGGTGAAGCAGCCGACTTTGCTTTTAGCCGACGAGCCGACAGGCAATCTGGACTCCGCGACCGCCGAGGCTGTGCTCAACCTTCTGGACGAGCTCGTCACAGGTGGGCTGACCCTGCTGGTCATCACCCACGACCCGCTCGTAGCCGCCAGGGCCTGCCGGGTGCTGGCGATCCACGATGGCTTGGTAAGCGAACAGATACCGGTGGCGACGGTGGCCGATGTCCTCTGA
- the aroC gene encoding chorismate synthase, which produces MSLRWLTAGESHGPALTAVLEGLPAGVETSTKAITDALARRRLGYGRGARMKFEQDQVTILGGVRHGLTQGGPIAIQVGNTEWPKWETVMAADPVDPEVLDAQARNAPLTRPRPGHADLAGMQKYGFDDARPVLERASARETAARVALGEVARDFLRQAIGAEIVSHVVGIGAAESPRDAVLPLPGDVEKLDASPVRCLDPQAEAAMIAEIDQAHKDGDTLGGVVEVVVYGLPPGLGSHVQSDRRLDARLAGAVMGIQAIKGVEIGDGFLLARIPGSQAHDEMEAVGSDPLSVRRRTGHSGGTEGGMSTGEVLRVRAAMKPIATVPRALGTVDTATGESAVAHHQRSDVCAVPAAGVVAEAMVALVLADAVLEKFGGDSVRETRRNYESYLANMPVRIAGPEQGAQA; this is translated from the coding sequence ATGTCGCTACGTTGGCTCACCGCAGGGGAATCCCACGGTCCGGCCCTCACCGCGGTCCTCGAAGGACTGCCTGCCGGGGTCGAGACGTCCACCAAGGCCATCACCGATGCCCTCGCCCGGCGTCGCCTCGGCTATGGGCGCGGCGCGCGCATGAAGTTCGAGCAGGACCAGGTGACCATCCTCGGTGGTGTGCGGCACGGGCTCACGCAGGGTGGCCCCATCGCGATCCAGGTGGGCAACACCGAGTGGCCGAAGTGGGAGACGGTCATGGCCGCCGACCCGGTCGATCCCGAGGTGCTGGACGCGCAGGCGCGCAATGCGCCGTTGACCCGGCCGCGTCCCGGTCATGCGGATCTGGCCGGCATGCAGAAGTACGGCTTCGATGACGCCCGGCCGGTGCTGGAGCGTGCCTCGGCCCGGGAGACCGCGGCGCGGGTGGCGCTCGGCGAGGTGGCGCGGGATTTCCTGCGGCAGGCCATCGGGGCTGAGATCGTCTCGCATGTGGTCGGGATCGGGGCCGCCGAGTCGCCGCGTGATGCCGTCCTGCCGCTGCCCGGGGATGTCGAGAAGCTCGACGCCTCGCCGGTGCGCTGTCTGGATCCGCAGGCTGAGGCGGCGATGATCGCCGAGATCGATCAGGCGCACAAGGACGGCGACACGTTGGGTGGTGTCGTCGAGGTGGTCGTCTACGGTCTGCCGCCGGGTCTGGGTTCGCATGTGCAGTCCGACCGGCGCCTGGACGCCAGGCTGGCCGGGGCTGTCATGGGGATCCAGGCCATCAAGGGTGTGGAGATCGGCGACGGTTTCCTGCTGGCCCGTATCCCCGGCTCGCAGGCCCATGACGAGATGGAGGCGGTGGGCAGCGACCCGCTTTCCGTGCGGCGCCGTACCGGCCACAGCGGTGGTACCGAGGGTGGCATGTCCACCGGTGAGGTGCTGAGGGTGCGGGCCGCGATGAAGCCGATCGCGACCGTTCCGCGGGCCCTGGGCACCGTGGACACCGCTACCGGTGAGTCGGCCGTGGCGCACCACCAGCGCTCGGATGTCTGTGCGGTTCCGGCGGCCGGTGTCGTCGCGGAGGCGATGGTCGCGCTGGTGCTGGCCGACGCGGTGCTGGAGAAGTTCGGCGGCGACTCGGTGCGGGAGACCCGGCGCAACTACGAGTCCTACCTCGCGAACATGCCCGTGCGGATCGCAGGGCCTGAGCAG
- a CDS encoding class I SAM-dependent methyltransferase, with product MSEQPREPNAEPNAEPAATPSAEPHQPPSPPAGSAVSASFGEDPARYDRARPDYPRALIDRIVGGQPARTVLDVGCGTGIVARQLQAAGCAVTGVEPDARMAAFAAERGVAVEVATFEDWDPAARLFDTLTAGMTWHWVDAATGAAQAARVLRPGGRIALFWNAFQVPPQLAEAFARVYAEILPEHPMYQHGVRAGKEVYAPLLTSTADRLRDAGFEQVEHWRDEWKRTYTRAEWLDLFPTFGGHALLPRATVAALQEAIGAEVDAVGGEFEVEYATVTVAAIRS from the coding sequence GTGTCTGAGCAGCCCCGCGAGCCGAACGCCGAGCCGAACGCCGAACCCGCCGCCACGCCGAGCGCCGAACCCCACCAGCCGCCCTCCCCACCTGCCGGCAGCGCGGTCTCCGCCTCCTTCGGCGAGGACCCGGCCCGCTACGACCGCGCCCGCCCCGACTACCCGCGCGCGCTGATCGACCGCATCGTCGGCGGGCAGCCCGCGCGCACCGTGCTCGACGTCGGCTGCGGCACCGGCATCGTGGCCCGCCAGCTCCAGGCCGCCGGGTGCGCGGTCACCGGCGTCGAACCGGATGCGCGGATGGCGGCGTTCGCGGCGGAGCGCGGGGTGGCTGTCGAGGTCGCGACCTTCGAGGACTGGGATCCGGCGGCCCGGCTCTTCGACACCCTGACCGCCGGCATGACCTGGCACTGGGTCGACGCGGCGACCGGTGCCGCGCAGGCGGCGCGGGTGCTGCGCCCCGGCGGCCGGATCGCGCTGTTCTGGAACGCCTTCCAGGTCCCGCCGCAGCTCGCCGAGGCCTTCGCCCGGGTCTACGCCGAGATCCTGCCGGAGCACCCGATGTACCAGCACGGCGTGCGGGCCGGCAAAGAGGTCTACGCACCGCTGCTCACCAGCACCGCCGACCGGCTGCGCGACGCCGGATTCGAGCAGGTCGAGCACTGGCGCGACGAGTGGAAGCGCACGTACACCCGCGCCGAGTGGCTGGACCTGTTCCCCACGTTCGGCGGCCACGCGCTGCTGCCGCGCGCGACCGTGGCCGCGTTGCAGGAGGCGATCGGGGCCGAGGTGGACGCGGTCGGCGGGGAGTTCGAGGTCGAATACGCGACCGTGACCGTCGCGGCCATCCGCAGCTGA
- a CDS encoding ABC transporter permease: MILTMVNSGFTASLELLGILVVFGNVSSIGGFSLPEALYLYGTAQAAFFTSDLLFTGTEYLADRIRLGTFDGLLIRPVGVLPQVFADQFTPRRLAPLVPAYAALAIGVARAPVHWTPLRAAMVPYTLLIGVAVFGAIWILVGAFQIVAADASEVMNSITYGGQFMTSYPLSLYGRKLMLFLTFGLPLAYVNWQPTLYVLGHPDPLGTPAFLRFAGPLFAAALWALALLAWRQALRHHRSTGS, from the coding sequence ATGATCCTGACCATGGTGAACTCCGGCTTCACCGCCAGCCTGGAACTCTTGGGCATCCTGGTCGTCTTCGGCAACGTCAGCTCCATCGGCGGCTTCTCACTACCGGAAGCGCTCTACCTCTACGGAACCGCCCAAGCCGCCTTCTTCACCAGCGACCTGCTCTTCACCGGCACCGAATACCTCGCCGACCGCATCCGCCTCGGCACCTTCGACGGCCTGCTGATCCGCCCAGTCGGCGTCCTCCCCCAGGTGTTCGCCGACCAGTTCACGCCCCGCCGCCTGGCGCCGCTGGTCCCGGCCTACGCCGCGCTGGCGATCGGCGTGGCCCGGGCACCGGTGCACTGGACGCCGCTGCGTGCCGCGATGGTGCCCTACACGCTGCTGATCGGCGTCGCGGTGTTCGGGGCGATCTGGATCCTGGTCGGCGCGTTCCAGATCGTCGCCGCCGACGCCTCGGAGGTGATGAACAGCATCACCTACGGCGGTCAGTTCATGACCTCCTATCCCTTGTCGCTGTACGGCCGCAAGCTGATGCTGTTCCTGACCTTCGGCCTGCCGTTGGCCTACGTGAACTGGCAACCCACGCTCTACGTCCTGGGCCACCCCGACCCGCTCGGCACCCCCGCCTTCCTCCGCTTCGCCGGGCCGCTGTTCGCCGCGGCCCTGTGGGCGCTGGCGCTGCTCGCGTGGCGCCAGGCCCTGCGCCACCACCGATCCACCGGGAGCTGA
- a CDS encoding peptidoglycan-binding protein gives MPDDISDTTLAVLSKTIRRQRLFLVAALVAALIAAGGLAASAYVKSPAEQAAETRAPTPSVLTAPVLSTVLQNTVIVRGMVVAGGEIAVTPRSGGSGTSSGVLVVSKVTTKAGDEIRAGHVLIEVSGRPIIALGGLVPAYRDLKPGMDGSDVAQLQDALSQLGFSAARDVRGHFGPDTKSAVAAFYQHIGYPVPTTGGPNDAGDRQALQAAADAVTTAQRTVAADKLALQKATDELADAVAAVASTPSRPGGPVSPTSPGRTPGAPVPGPSTAAAHGDSPVQAARDAKATAQISYDYAVQDLDKATRAQSDLVASTGAMVPASEVVFVPSFPVRATKLTAGLGQAVSGSLLTLESGALVVDSVLQPGQNGLVKPGMSVQLDAEALGDQQAAGTVSSIGPLNNGAAPSDANPQGAVASPDADPQGVAQGSGNAGQTVSSPGAQTTPGYPLVMTPVTPLSAAWAGQDVRVTIAQAATAGAVLAVPLSAVSTGADGQASVTVVRADGTQQKMLVTAGGSADGDVQVTPVDPNGLRAGDNVVIGQAQR, from the coding sequence ATGCCCGACGACATCTCGGACACCACGCTCGCCGTTCTGTCGAAGACCATTCGCCGACAACGGTTGTTCCTGGTTGCGGCGCTGGTCGCGGCGCTGATCGCCGCCGGCGGTCTGGCGGCTTCGGCGTACGTGAAGTCCCCTGCCGAGCAGGCGGCCGAGACGAGGGCGCCGACCCCGTCCGTGCTGACCGCGCCCGTGCTCAGCACAGTCCTGCAGAACACGGTGATCGTGCGCGGGATGGTCGTGGCTGGGGGCGAGATCGCGGTGACGCCCCGGTCTGGGGGATCCGGGACGTCCAGCGGGGTCCTCGTGGTGTCGAAAGTGACGACCAAGGCCGGGGACGAGATCCGAGCCGGGCACGTGTTGATCGAGGTATCCGGTCGTCCGATCATCGCGTTGGGCGGGCTGGTGCCCGCCTACCGAGACCTCAAGCCCGGTATGGACGGGAGTGACGTGGCACAGCTCCAGGACGCGTTGAGCCAACTGGGCTTCTCTGCTGCGCGCGACGTCCGCGGGCACTTCGGGCCCGACACAAAGTCCGCTGTCGCAGCGTTCTACCAGCACATCGGATACCCGGTGCCGACAACTGGTGGACCGAACGACGCGGGCGACCGGCAGGCTCTGCAGGCAGCCGCCGATGCGGTGACAACGGCGCAGCGTACGGTCGCCGCTGACAAGCTGGCGCTTCAGAAGGCGACCGACGAGCTTGCCGACGCCGTCGCGGCAGTGGCGTCGACCCCGTCCAGACCGGGTGGTCCAGTGTCGCCGACCAGCCCGGGTAGGACGCCAGGTGCCCCGGTACCAGGACCGAGCACGGCGGCCGCGCACGGCGACAGCCCTGTTCAGGCTGCGCGGGACGCGAAGGCGACCGCCCAGATTTCGTATGATTACGCCGTTCAGGATCTCGACAAAGCAACCAGGGCGCAGTCGGACCTTGTGGCATCGACGGGTGCGATGGTCCCTGCTTCGGAGGTCGTCTTCGTGCCCTCGTTCCCGGTCCGCGCGACCAAGCTGACCGCCGGCCTCGGTCAGGCCGTATCCGGGTCTTTGCTCACGCTTGAATCCGGGGCGCTGGTGGTCGATTCGGTGCTTCAGCCGGGCCAGAATGGTTTGGTGAAGCCCGGGATGTCGGTGCAGTTGGATGCTGAGGCACTGGGAGACCAGCAGGCGGCGGGGACGGTGTCCAGCATCGGTCCGCTCAATAACGGGGCCGCACCTTCGGACGCCAATCCGCAGGGGGCTGTCGCGTCCCCAGACGCTGATCCGCAGGGGGTGGCCCAGGGAAGCGGGAACGCCGGACAGACCGTTTCGAGTCCGGGCGCTCAGACAACGCCCGGGTATCCGCTGGTCATGACTCCGGTCACGCCGCTGTCGGCGGCCTGGGCCGGGCAGGACGTGCGAGTCACGATCGCACAGGCGGCGACCGCGGGTGCGGTTTTGGCGGTGCCGCTGTCTGCGGTGTCAACGGGTGCCGATGGGCAGGCCTCAGTCACCGTGGTCAGGGCGGATGGGACTCAGCAGAAAATGCTTGTGACCGCAGGGGGCAGTGCCGATGGCGATGTCCAGGTGACCCCGGTTGATCCGAACGGCCTGCGGGCAGGCGACAACGTCGTCATCGGACAGGCTCAGCGGTGA
- a CDS encoding ABC transporter permease, producing the protein MVVYALISRQAFRRYLTYRGALLGGVLANTVFGAIKAFIMTAVWAQRPSIGGYGLADALTYVFLAQAMIGPMSLLANGLDIPARVRSGDIGTDLFRPVDFQNYWLATDLGRAAFAVLGRSVVPFVIGALLFHLHVPEDPRVWAAFLVAVFLGTIVSFALRYLAAMSAFWLLDEKGVTGLANVLTSFLGGMIVPLVLFPGWLGHLARMLPWASLVQLPADVFLGKRTGAAIGGAYLFEIGWAAALLLAGRLVTRRARHRVVVQGG; encoded by the coding sequence GTGGTCGTCTACGCCCTCATCTCCCGACAAGCGTTCCGGCGCTACCTCACCTACCGCGGCGCCCTGCTCGGCGGCGTACTGGCCAACACCGTCTTCGGCGCCATCAAGGCGTTCATCATGACCGCCGTCTGGGCGCAGCGGCCGAGCATCGGCGGCTACGGCCTGGCCGACGCCCTCACCTATGTCTTCCTCGCGCAAGCGATGATCGGTCCGATGTCGCTGCTGGCCAACGGCCTCGACATCCCGGCCCGCGTCAGGTCCGGGGACATCGGGACCGACCTGTTCCGGCCGGTCGACTTCCAGAACTACTGGCTGGCCACCGATCTGGGCCGTGCGGCCTTCGCCGTCCTGGGCCGGAGCGTCGTGCCCTTCGTGATCGGCGCGCTGCTGTTCCACCTGCACGTCCCGGAGGATCCGCGCGTCTGGGCCGCGTTCCTGGTGGCGGTGTTCCTCGGCACCATCGTCAGCTTCGCGCTGCGCTACCTGGCGGCGATGTCCGCCTTCTGGCTGCTGGACGAGAAGGGCGTGACCGGCCTGGCCAACGTCCTGACCTCGTTCCTCGGCGGCATGATCGTGCCGCTGGTGCTGTTCCCCGGCTGGCTGGGGCACCTGGCGCGGATGCTGCCGTGGGCCTCGCTGGTGCAGCTGCCGGCCGACGTGTTCCTCGGGAAGCGCACGGGGGCCGCGATCGGCGGGGCGTACCTGTTCGAGATCGGCTGGGCCGCGGCGCTGCTGCTGGCCGGGCGGCTGGTCACGCGGCGGGCCCGGCACCGGGTGGTGGTCCAGGGTGGCTGA
- a CDS encoding ABC transporter permease, with protein sequence MSSDLSGTRRSVAVQDVAPSRLRIRELGSEALAGLVQRPARTLLTMLGTVLGVGSFVVILGLTSTAGGQVSSAFSVLSATQVDITDSGDPALVGSTIDGQVRYDFPPDADARIERLNGVVHAGVWWKLERPGNRDIPVAANPPSIADGQDGGGDPIPVYAASPDAVAAMGPTIEQGRLFDAFTEHRGEHVVVLSDSAARRLGVSRLTAQPAVFINGVPYLVVGIISDLEREPELLLGAIIPAGTAEKDFGAPSSDSPAGMLVQTKLGAAPLVASQAALALSPEHPNRFTVVPPPDPHSLKDHVTKDINSLFLLLAGITLVIGAVGIANTTLVSVIERTGEIGLRRSLGARPRHIAAQFLTESTAVGALGGLLGTAFGVGGVVVVALVKDWTAILNPVTVLPAPLIGALVGLLAGAYPALRAARIEPVEALRR encoded by the coding sequence ATGTCCTCTGACCTTTCTGGAACACGGCGCTCAGTGGCCGTTCAGGATGTCGCACCTTCTCGCCTCCGGATCCGGGAACTCGGCTCCGAGGCCCTGGCCGGCCTGGTGCAGCGTCCCGCGCGCACGCTGCTGACGATGCTCGGCACGGTGCTGGGCGTGGGCTCGTTCGTCGTGATCCTCGGCCTGACCTCGACCGCCGGCGGGCAGGTCTCCTCGGCTTTTTCCGTGCTGTCCGCAACTCAGGTCGACATCACCGACTCGGGCGATCCAGCCCTGGTCGGCAGCACCATCGACGGCCAAGTCCGCTACGACTTCCCGCCGGACGCCGACGCCCGCATCGAGCGCCTGAACGGCGTGGTCCACGCCGGCGTGTGGTGGAAGCTTGAGCGGCCGGGGAATCGCGATATTCCTGTCGCGGCCAACCCACCGAGCATCGCGGACGGGCAGGACGGTGGGGGCGATCCGATTCCGGTCTACGCAGCCTCCCCCGACGCCGTGGCGGCGATGGGCCCGACGATCGAGCAGGGCCGTCTGTTCGACGCGTTTACCGAGCACCGCGGCGAGCACGTGGTCGTCCTCTCCGATTCAGCGGCCCGCCGCCTGGGCGTCTCCCGGTTGACCGCCCAACCCGCAGTCTTCATCAACGGTGTTCCCTACCTGGTGGTCGGCATCATTTCCGACTTGGAGCGCGAGCCCGAGCTCCTCCTCGGTGCGATCATTCCGGCTGGTACGGCTGAGAAGGATTTCGGCGCCCCGTCATCAGACAGCCCGGCGGGCATGTTGGTGCAGACCAAGCTCGGTGCGGCGCCGCTCGTCGCTTCCCAGGCCGCGCTTGCGCTGTCACCCGAGCATCCGAACCGCTTCACGGTTGTCCCGCCGCCGGATCCTCACAGTCTCAAGGACCACGTCACCAAAGACATCAACAGCCTGTTCCTTTTGCTGGCGGGCATTACGCTGGTGATCGGTGCCGTCGGCATCGCGAACACGACGCTGGTGTCGGTGATCGAACGTACCGGTGAAATCGGCCTCCGTCGCAGTTTGGGAGCCCGACCGCGGCACATCGCGGCGCAGTTCCTCACCGAGTCGACCGCCGTCGGCGCGCTCGGCGGCTTGTTGGGGACCGCCTTCGGCGTCGGCGGCGTCGTGGTCGTCGCCCTCGTCAAAGACTGGACTGCGATTCTGAACCCTGTCACTGTGCTGCCCGCACCCTTGATCGGCGCGCTCGTCGGGTTGCTGGCGGGCGCATATCCAGCTTTGCGCGCGGCTCGGATCGAGCCGGTGGAAGCACTGCGCCGCTGA
- a CDS encoding ATP-binding cassette domain-containing protein produces MTAVTSVIIEAENLSKTYTLRKKAGRLKRERTTVEAVRDLNLAVAEGELLGYIGPNGAGKSTSIKMFTGILSPSSGTLRVAGLEPIRDRKQLARRIGVVFGQRTTLWWDLPLRDSFALLHRMYAVPDARFAANLKRYVALLELEPLLDTPVRQLSLGQRMRGDLTAALLHEPAVLYLDEPTIGLDVTSKAVVREFLSELNREQGTTIVLTTHDLDDIERLCRRVVVIDHGTVAYDGELTALRARVAADRTLVVDLAGPGPAIDVPGATVTRVDGARQWLAFPAEANAAALVAAIAARYELLDVSIRDADIEEVIRNLYTG; encoded by the coding sequence CTGACCGCCGTGACCTCTGTGATCATCGAGGCCGAGAACCTGTCGAAGACCTACACGCTGCGCAAGAAGGCCGGCCGCCTGAAACGCGAGCGGACCACCGTCGAGGCGGTCCGCGACCTGAACCTCGCCGTCGCCGAGGGAGAGCTGCTGGGCTACATCGGGCCGAACGGCGCGGGGAAGTCCACTTCGATCAAGATGTTCACCGGCATCCTGTCCCCTTCCTCCGGGACGCTGCGGGTGGCCGGATTGGAGCCGATCCGCGACCGCAAGCAGTTGGCCCGGCGCATCGGCGTGGTGTTCGGGCAGCGCACCACGCTGTGGTGGGACCTGCCGCTTCGCGACTCCTTCGCGCTGCTGCACCGGATGTACGCGGTCCCGGACGCGCGGTTCGCGGCGAACCTCAAACGCTACGTCGCCCTGCTTGAGCTGGAGCCCCTGCTGGACACGCCGGTCCGCCAGCTCAGTCTCGGCCAGCGCATGCGCGGCGACCTGACCGCGGCGCTGCTGCACGAACCGGCCGTGCTCTACCTGGACGAGCCGACGATCGGCCTGGACGTCACCAGCAAGGCCGTGGTCCGCGAGTTCCTGTCCGAGCTGAACCGCGAGCAGGGCACGACGATCGTGCTCACCACCCACGACCTGGACGACATCGAGCGCCTGTGCCGCCGGGTGGTGGTCATCGACCACGGGACCGTCGCCTACGACGGCGAGCTGACCGCGCTGCGAGCCCGGGTCGCCGCGGACCGGACGCTGGTCGTCGACCTCGCCGGGCCGGGCCCGGCGATCGACGTGCCGGGCGCGACGGTCACCCGGGTCGACGGCGCTCGGCAGTGGCTGGCGTTCCCGGCGGAGGCGAACGCGGCGGCTCTGGTGGCCGCGATCGCGGCGCGCTACGAGTTGCTGGATGTGTCGATCCGCGACGCAGACATCGAAGAAGTTATTCGCAACCTGTACACAGGCTGA
- a CDS encoding protein kinase — MSGSTVPGYTGTRVLGTGEAGRIDEAVHDASGDRVAVTYLSGQLCSDEVFRERFRREAELLAGLELPNVVRVRDLVESGNDMALVTDAAEGAALRRVLAISGPLSPEAALAVLRGSLLGLGAAGEIGVVHRDYQPSDVVIAPDGAVKVGGFGLAVRTEAMMPAPGTPSYMAPELWEGASPAPVSDIYAATATFYECLTGRVPYSADSVFELQTMHRAAPIPVADVPAALAPLLALGLAKTPAERPATAAAFLAELEAAAVVEYGLEWESRGRQALAASVAALPEDAMFEVPTSVLHFVSADAQDAAATAFDGVGMGRGTKIGIGAAVIAVIGAVVAAMALSPGKHSAAAAGPSGGIVSSGADRASSADGGASPGVAGADPKPGSSPVGSGSSGSATTGTGTSTSGPSTATTSKTGPGSTPATTATLVGLPVPTLNSWDPPPTSPPTEPPTTTGPGTTTGSSTPPTTPSVTVTISASASMTKSSYSGPCPPTDPPTGAVTFTVGGLPTGSSVPITYHWHVVGAAGSGSGSGELDARDGTTTTGFTVTVDQHAQQKGLSGTVEVTWSAPGTSGGTATAGSVDIVCTPGSGASSGGGATSGG, encoded by the coding sequence TTGTCCGGATCGACGGTCCCCGGGTACACCGGAACCCGGGTGCTCGGCACTGGAGAAGCCGGCCGGATCGACGAGGCCGTGCACGACGCGAGCGGCGACCGGGTCGCGGTCACGTACCTGAGCGGGCAGCTGTGCTCGGACGAGGTGTTCCGCGAACGCTTCCGCCGGGAGGCGGAGCTTCTGGCGGGCCTGGAGCTCCCGAACGTGGTGCGGGTCCGTGATCTGGTGGAGTCCGGGAACGACATGGCGCTGGTCACGGACGCGGCGGAGGGCGCAGCACTGCGGAGGGTGCTCGCGATCTCCGGTCCGCTGTCCCCGGAGGCGGCGCTCGCGGTGCTGCGCGGGTCGCTGCTCGGGCTGGGCGCCGCCGGCGAGATCGGGGTCGTGCACCGGGACTACCAGCCCTCGGACGTGGTGATCGCCCCCGACGGGGCGGTGAAGGTGGGCGGCTTCGGGCTCGCGGTGCGGACCGAGGCGATGATGCCCGCGCCCGGTACGCCTTCTTATATGGCGCCTGAGTTGTGGGAGGGTGCGTCGCCAGCACCGGTGTCCGATATATACGCGGCCACGGCCACCTTCTACGAGTGCCTGACCGGGCGTGTGCCGTACTCGGCGGACTCCGTGTTCGAGCTGCAGACCATGCACCGGGCGGCGCCGATACCCGTGGCCGACGTGCCGGCGGCGCTGGCGCCCTTGCTGGCATTGGGGTTGGCCAAGACTCCGGCGGAGCGGCCGGCGACCGCCGCGGCGTTCCTGGCCGAGCTGGAAGCGGCCGCGGTCGTGGAGTACGGGCTGGAGTGGGAGTCGCGCGGACGGCAGGCGCTGGCGGCTTCGGTGGCGGCGCTCCCCGAAGACGCCATGTTCGAGGTGCCGACGAGTGTGCTGCATTTCGTTTCGGCCGACGCCCAGGACGCCGCCGCCACCGCGTTCGACGGCGTGGGGATGGGGCGCGGGACCAAGATCGGAATCGGCGCGGCCGTGATCGCGGTGATCGGGGCGGTGGTGGCGGCGATGGCCCTGTCCCCCGGCAAGCACAGCGCGGCGGCGGCCGGGCCGTCCGGCGGGATCGTGTCGAGCGGCGCGGACCGGGCCTCGTCGGCGGACGGCGGGGCGTCGCCCGGGGTGGCGGGAGCCGATCCGAAGCCGGGTTCGAGCCCTGTGGGCAGCGGCTCCTCAGGCTCGGCGACGACCGGGACCGGGACCTCGACAAGCGGCCCGAGCACGGCGACGACCTCGAAGACCGGCCCGGGCTCGACGCCGGCGACCACGGCGACGCTGGTCGGCCTGCCGGTGCCGACGCTGAACTCCTGGGACCCGCCGCCGACCTCCCCGCCGACCGAGCCGCCGACCACGACCGGCCCCGGCACCACGACCGGGAGCAGCACCCCGCCGACGACGCCGAGCGTCACGGTGACGATCTCGGCCAGCGCCAGCATGACGAAGAGCTCGTACAGCGGGCCGTGCCCGCCGACCGATCCGCCGACGGGGGCGGTGACCTTCACCGTGGGCGGGCTGCCGACCGGCAGTTCGGTGCCGATCACCTACCACTGGCACGTGGTCGGCGCGGCCGGGAGCGGCTCGGGCAGCGGCGAGCTCGACGCGCGCGACGGCACCACGACGACCGGGTTCACGGTCACGGTCGACCAGCATGCGCAGCAGAAGGGACTGTCCGGCACAGTCGAGGTCACGTGGAGCGCGCCGGGCACGTCCGGGGGCACGGCGACCGCCGGGTCCGTGGACATCGTCTGCACCCCCGGCAGCGGGGCCAGCAGCGGCGGCGGCGCCACGAGCGGCGGCTGA
- a CDS encoding TetR/AcrR family transcriptional regulator yields MPTGIAIRDPRQQLFDAAERVLLGPGPAALTSRAVTEEAGVAKGVLHRHFADFDAFLADYLIDRAQRVAEQDQRLRARAGHGDPADNLAEALTDFFGSVARHVLALVTFRDGLRARLRAAGVPGLPVLTEGTRMVAGYLDAERTLGRLPAALDPELKTLMLVGSVQLVFAGRDEEPPSFSEVRRFVVEALGLA; encoded by the coding sequence GTGCCGACCGGCATCGCCATCCGAGACCCCCGCCAGCAGCTCTTCGACGCCGCCGAGCGGGTCTTGCTCGGCCCGGGGCCGGCCGCGCTGACCAGCCGGGCGGTCACCGAGGAGGCCGGCGTCGCCAAGGGCGTGCTGCACCGGCACTTCGCCGACTTCGACGCCTTCCTCGCCGACTACCTCATCGACCGGGCGCAGCGGGTCGCCGAGCAGGACCAGCGGCTGCGGGCGCGCGCCGGGCACGGCGATCCGGCCGACAACCTGGCCGAGGCGCTGACCGACTTCTTCGGCTCGGTGGCCCGGCACGTCCTCGCCCTGGTGACCTTCCGCGACGGCCTGCGCGCCCGGCTGCGCGCGGCCGGCGTCCCCGGCCTGCCGGTGCTGACCGAGGGCACGCGTATGGTGGCCGGCTACCTCGACGCCGAGCGCACGCTCGGCCGGCTCCCCGCCGCCCTCGACCCCGAGCTCAAGACCCTGATGCTGGTGGGGTCGGTGCAGCTGGTCTTCGCCGGGCGCGACGAGGAACCGCCGTCCTTCAGCGAGGTCCGGCGGTTCGTTGTCGAGGCGCTGGGTCTGGCGTAG